A genomic window from Caldisericum sp. includes:
- a CDS encoding ABC transporter permease, giving the protein MAIIRGLIASIYVGIQIESNWTKKWLYAIYILLFAFSTTLPVIIIYGFLARGFNTDVFGFAFVGSLFYFVFSSLFFNTSFTVIDDREHYRMLKYIIVSKTNYVIYTLGRAIGYVILQVSASIIVLLIFIPVFRLTLSVNVWLLMAALVAGFIGSFGIALMFASYYLLSIREETSVMDILFGALFLISGAMFPPTILPKFGYFASLYFPLSSAIELGRYALFGRHLTTFLSGYSTFGLVSFTYAINISYFIIGLILINFALKTAVKKGYIDITTAF; this is encoded by the coding sequence ATGGCAATAATCAGGGGCTTAATTGCGTCAATTTATGTAGGTATACAAATCGAGAGCAACTGGACCAAAAAGTGGCTTTATGCTATCTATATTCTTCTTTTTGCATTTTCGACAACGCTTCCTGTAATTATAATTTACGGTTTTCTTGCAAGGGGATTTAATACTGATGTTTTCGGGTTTGCTTTTGTTGGCTCTCTTTTTTACTTTGTTTTTTCTTCATTATTTTTCAACACATCTTTTACTGTAATTGACGATAGGGAGCACTACAGGATGCTTAAATATATTATCGTCTCAAAAACGAACTATGTAATATACACGCTTGGCAGGGCTATAGGCTATGTGATTTTGCAGGTTTCTGCAAGCATTATTGTGTTACTTATATTTATTCCTGTTTTTAGATTAACCCTTTCGGTTAACGTCTGGCTGCTAATGGCGGCTCTTGTTGCTGGTTTTATTGGCTCCTTTGGAATTGCTCTTATGTTTGCAAGTTACTACCTTTTATCGATAAGAGAAGAGACAAGCGTTATGGATATACTTTTTGGCGCACTATTCTTAATAAGTGGTGCAATGTTTCCTCCAACGATTCTTCCAAAATTTGGCTACTTTGCTTCTCTTTATTTTCCACTTTCTTCTGCAATTGAACTTGGAAGGTATGCTCTTTTTGGAAGACACCTTACAACATTTTTAAGCGGGTACTCCACCTTTGGTCTTGTATCGTTTACATATGCTATTAACATTTCATACTTTATTATTGGTCTTATTCTCATTAACTTTGCGTTGAAAACTGCTGTCAAAAAAGGCTATATCGACATAACAACAGCGTTTTAA
- a CDS encoding ABC transporter permease: MKKKVELYLRTVWARAYVRVVAQFKRDLNWMISSVIGAFLTMATYIYVFRSINASEEFAGIILLGGFMTPYWLNVLWSVASQLYWEKEMGNLQMIVLSPAPLSAFLLGLTLGGFIHTTFRALLVLFVGVFVFKVTILVSNPSAAIIVFFISIYALYSVGMMFSALFLFYGRELWRVMLLIQDPVSIASGFYFPIKVLGTTFAAIVSAIPLALGLDALRQILLKSYKMWFLHWKIEAAILAALGTLFLVIALKMLVYIEMLSKREGKLTLKWQ; encoded by the coding sequence ATGAAGAAGAAAGTTGAGTTATATCTTAGAACTGTTTGGGCAAGAGCCTATGTAAGGGTTGTAGCACAGTTCAAAAGAGACCTAAACTGGATGATAAGTTCAGTGATAGGTGCATTCCTCACAATGGCTACATATATTTATGTCTTCAGAAGTATTAACGCAAGCGAAGAGTTTGCGGGAATTATCCTTCTTGGCGGATTTATGACGCCTTACTGGCTCAATGTGCTTTGGTCGGTTGCATCACAGCTATATTGGGAAAAAGAGATGGGAAATCTTCAAATGATAGTTCTTTCGCCTGCACCACTTTCAGCATTTTTACTCGGGCTCACTTTAGGCGGTTTTATCCATACAACTTTCAGGGCTCTTCTTGTCCTTTTTGTTGGAGTTTTTGTCTTTAAAGTTACAATTCTTGTTTCGAATCCTTCCGCAGCCATCATAGTCTTTTTTATTTCTATATATGCACTTTATTCAGTTGGCATGATGTTTTCTGCACTTTTCCTTTTTTACGGAAGAGAATTATGGAGAGTCATGTTACTAATTCAAGACCCTGTATCAATTGCTTCGGGATTTTACTTTCCTATAAAAGTTTTAGGGACTACTTTTGCTGCAATCGTTTCTGCAATTCCCCTTGCCCTTGGGCTTGACGCTTTGAGGCAAATTCTTTTAAAGAGTTATAAAATGTGGTTTCTACATTGGAAGATTGAGGCTGCGATTCTTGCTGCACTTGGCACTCTTTTCCTCGTTATTGCTCTTAAGATGCTTGTCTACATTGAGATGCTTTCCAAGAGGGAAGGTAAATTAACACTAAAATGGCAATAA